The segment GAAAGGGTGTCGTTTACTGAGACAGGAAACATAGGAAGAGGTGCGGTTCTGGGAGGAAGTGACTGGATCCGTGTAGGATGTGTTGCATTTGCGGTGTCTGTGGAGATGTCCGGGAAAGAGTTGGCTTTATGGGGGCTGGAGCTCAGGGAACAGGTTTGGACTGGAGACGTGGCATGTAGTGGACAAGTGAAGCTGTAAGAATGACTGAGACAGGTCAAGGGTAGCGAGTCTCTCGGCGGCGGGGAATAGGAATAGCACATCTTCATCTTCCCGCATCTATTTTTCCTATTTCCCTTAAGCGCCTGCCATCGTCGCACAAAACGCCCTAAGTCGACGGCTATCAGAGAATAGCCCCACTGTTTTTATTCCCCACTGTTCCTCTCTCCTCCGGGAGATTGCAGATAGAGGAAGAGGCTAAAACCCCACCCACGCCGGGTTGGTGACGTCACCACGGAGGCGGGATATGTGATGACCACGCCCCTGGCGGCGAGAGGCCAGCTGAGGGCTCAACCCCAGCTGTAACGACGCCTCCTCGgtgtgcttccttccttccttccgcCAGCCAGCTCGAGCAAGCCGCGCTCAGCCAATAAGCCCTGGGTCCGGTTGTAGACGTCCTCCAGGGTGCCCGCGGCCCGGGCCAGCGCGGCCCTCGCCTCCGTCTCTCTGGCTCCGGGACACATCAGCTGGAGTAAGCGGCCGCGACTCGGGAAAGCGAGGAATGCGAGGTGGACAGCCTGACGGACGAGCCAGGTGTGATGCGGGGCCAGGGCCGTACCATAAGCATCGCTGCACTGAACGCCGGCGTCCGGGCCTCCGAGCATCCCGGTCGCCACCCGgtggaggcagagctgggaccagCGTAGCGCACGGTGCAGCAGGAGCATCGTTACTGAGCCCGAAGCCTTGGCCGAGGGCGGTGGAGCGATCTCGGGCCGCTCCCACGCCACCATCGTCCCCAGGGACGTGTAGTGCGCGGCTTGTGGGCCGTGCACCAGAGCTTCGAGGGCTGTCACTTTGGCGGAGGCTTCGCTTGTGGCGAAGGCGAAGATGGAGCCGAGGGGAGTTAGGAACCTGTGGGTGTGTGATGGTGCGAAGGGTAGGAAGGTTTGCGAGAGGGCGATGGAGCCACCAAGAGGCGGGGACTGGATGAGAGGAGAGAGCTCACTCACCTGACTAGCTTCCTCCATCCTGCCAGGTACTGTGATAATTCCACGTCCCCTTCCGTGTTCAGACTGGCGCGGAACGACCTCATCATATGGCCCAGCATCCCCTGGGGGCCCAGACACTGAGGCTCTTCCCATTCCGGGCCCTCCAGGGGTCCCGACTGTTGCTGGACCTGCAGGTTAGATTTGAGGGCATCGAGATGGGAGCAGAACCCCTAGCTTGCTGGGCTCGCCAAGCAGCCCAGTTGGTCTCTGAAGAAATTATTCCTTAGATCTAGCTGGTGTTTCTCTGGCTGGACTCTCAACTTCTGACGGGAGAGGGGAGAGTAGGAGGAGGGCCTGCTCTTCATCAGATCCTCAGACTGGTCCTCTCAGGACCACGCCAGGAGCTCCCAGTTCCAGCCCTGCCGGTAGCGTACCTGGAAAGGCGGCAGCccctctgcaatgcaggactGCGTCCCAGATCCGCAGCCTGAGGGGGGAGGCGGGACAGAGCAGTGAGGGCCTAAGGTGAGGTCTTAGGTCCCCAGGGCCTGGATTCCCCGGTTCCTCCCAGAGCAGGTGAGAGAACGGGCTACTCACGAAGGTTCCGAGCCCAGAGATAAACAAGCAGTAGCGCGAAGACAGCAAGAGGAATTGCACTGTGCAGCCACCGCCGCGGGATCTGCCCCGGCAGTGCGACCCCCATGGCTGCGGCAGGGACCACCACCCCCTTGCCAGCCGCTAGCCGGGCTTTGTCCCTCCGCCtccaggaggggagggaagcCGCAGTGCCTGAGGTGCAAAGAGTTAATAATTAACCTACCAAGTCCCCTTCCCCTGTGCCCTTTGCCCCAGAGGGCAGCATCCGAGGGGTGAGGGACTGGAATGAGGAAGGCTGGGTGGTAGTAAGAGGCAGCCTGGGTACTGTGAAGAGAGGCTGAGGTGAGAAGCAGGTCCCCCAAGGAACAATGGTGGGCCTTAGGCTGACTCTGGGGCTTGAGTTCCTCCACTGTAAATTGAGGATAACAATAGGTTCTTTTGCAAGGCCtcatgtgaggattaaatgatatcACATGTGCAAACACTGTAAATGGAAAAGCTTACCACAACTGCTCCATAAATCTTACTTTTAAAGTTCAAGCATGGGGCACCTGGGACCCAGGGAACACTCACTTCTAAATTATCCTATCctcgtgcatgtgtgctaagtcacttcagtcctgtacgactctttgtgacatgatggactgtagcccaccaggctcctctgtccatggggattctcaaggcaagaatactggagagggttgccaggccctcctccacgggatcttcccaacccctagATCGAACCTGCcattcttatgtcttctgcattgacaggcaggttctttaccactagcatcacctgggaagccccatcgtCTCCTCAGGGGACCTTGTCTTGAACAGGAAGCCTGATGTCTCAATTATATACTTTAGGCTGTCTCCTTTTACATTTGTTTAATTCTTTAAACCTCCAAAATGATTCCTCAGTCAAACCAACCTTTATAAATACCTCCACATGCCAGGCCCTGTACTAGGCCCCAGGAATAGAAATGTGCCTCTACAGAGCTCAAGGTGCATTGAAGAATTTATCATCTGTCTCTCCAACTGGGATGTGAGCTCTGATGAAGACAGGGGCTTTTTCATGTTTGCTACTCTATTTACAGCATTTAGAATATTACCTGTGATACAACACATTGTTTCTAAATAAGTATGTATTGAATAAAGCACAGGAATATGCGTGAGGGGCAGGCCAATGAGGGTTGGTACTACTCCCCATTGGTGGCTTAGACtgtaaagcctctgcctgggattcaggagacctgggtttgatccctgggtcaggaagatcccctggagaaggaaatggcaacccactccagtagttttgcctggaaaatcccatggacggaggagcctagtaggcgacagtctatggggtcccaaagagttggacacgactgagtgacttcactttctttcatttttcattactCCCCACAACAAACCTGAgcggttttgttgctgttgttgttgttgttgtttccaaTTAGGAGTCCCCCTGGTGGTCATAGGTGGGAAAACATTGAGGGAAAGGATacaggaagaaatggaataaatGGCATCTCCTGTCTTCAGTCATCCATCCGTAAACTTGTTAGACTTCTTCCCTGTCTCTGTGTACAGTTTCTTTTGAGAGAGAGAGGTGTCCCAGATTCTCAAGGAGTCAGGACTCCAACCACTCACACGATGCTTCCTAGCTCCCATAGTCCATGGATTCTTTCTTACCCTGTCTCACTCTGATGCTATCTCACATCCTGGAGGTCCCTGGGGTCCCTGTCCCCTGGGATTCTGGAACCATCACTTCCATCCCTAGCCTTGGTTCCCCATTTCCCAATGCTGGAACGTTCCCCGGTTTGCTGcctgtgaccttaggcaaattgTTTGCCATTTTGCAGCCCCAGTTCCCTCATCTGCAGAATAGGAAGGGTAATTTCCACCGCCTAAAATTGTTTtgtggattaaataaaatatgcctGCAAAACGCGAACCATGATTCTTGGTTTAAAGTTTGTTAACGTTGTGTAAATGGGTAGTTTTTCAAACTCGTGGCTTCTtgctgcccctcctcccctggcGCTGGGCTGAGAGTCAAATCTGTAGGACCGGATTAGTTTTGAATTTCACTTAATCTGTGTGGCCCTTCCGCAATCCAAGCCCTCTTAAAAGCAAAGGTTGCTTTTAAGCCTGCTAAAGAGCCTGGGCTCACGGAGGCTGCGGGATGGAGCTAGAAGCAGGAGCcaagctgccgctgctgctgctgctgcaggccACTTGCTTGGGGTACGCAGGAGCAGATGGCTACATGTCGGTCATCGAGGTGACCAACGGGGGCCCCTGGGGCGACTGGGCCTGGCCCGAGATGTGTCCTGACGGATTCTTCGCCAGCGGGTTCTCGCTCAAGGTAGGGACTCATGCCTCGGTCTCGGAGGGGACCCCGGAACCGAGGGTGGCAGTCTCCTGACTCGTCGTCGGTCGCCCAGGTGGAGCCCCCACAAGGCATTCCTGACGACGACACGGCCCTGAATGGGATCCGGCTGCACTGCGCGCGCGGGCAAGCGGATCTCAACGCGCACGTGGTGGAGTCCCAGTCTggaaggtggggggcaggggccgaGGATCCCCTAGGGTCGGGGTATGCCCCTTACCCTCGGTTACACACATCCCCTCCCCTCCCGACGGGCAGGTCCCTCCAGGAGGTTTAGAAATTGGAAGCGGGTGGGGGaccgccccctcccaccccacaccacccGCCCGCATCTCTGTGGAGGTCAGGTGACTGAGCACCTGGCGGGGAAGCCCCCGAGGCCTGGGTCGGGCTGGAGGTGGGTAGGGGGCGCCGCGGAGCCAGTGCGTCTTCCCTTCCACCCCAGGTGGGGATGGTGGAGTGAGCCGCTGTGGTGTCCCGTCGGCGGCTTCCTGGTGGCTTTCTCGCTTCGCGTGGAGGCACCCGTGACCTTTGGGGACAACACAGCTGCGAACAACGTGCGCTTCCTCTGCTCCGACGGCACGGAGCTGCAGGGGCCGGGCCTGACCTGGGGAGACTTCGGAGACTGGAGTGAGCTTTGTCCTAAAGGCGTATGCGGCTTGCAAACCAAGATCCAGCAGCCTCAAGGCCTCCGCGACGACACCGCCATCAACGACGCACGCTTTTTCTGCTGCCGCAATTGATACCATCGTCGTCCTCTCCCAGCCCCAAGCCTCATCCCACCTCCGCTATTAAAGCTTCTCTGTCTTGG is part of the Budorcas taxicolor isolate Tak-1 chromosome 19, Takin1.1, whole genome shotgun sequence genome and harbors:
- the VMO1 gene encoding vitelline membrane outer layer protein 1 homolog, with the translated sequence MELEAGAKLPLLLLLQATCLGYAGADGYMSVIEVTNGGPWGDWAWPEMCPDGFFASGFSLKVEPPQGIPDDDTALNGIRLHCARGQADLNAHVVESQSGRWGWWSEPLWCPVGGFLVAFSLRVEAPVTFGDNTAANNVRFLCSDGTELQGPGLTWGDFGDWSELCPKGVCGLQTKIQQPQGLRDDTAINDARFFCCRN
- the GLTPD2 gene encoding glycolipid transfer protein domain-containing protein 2 is translated as MGVALPGQIPRRWLHSAIPLAVFALLLVYLWARNLRCGSGTQSCIAEGLPPFQVQQQSGPLEGPEWEEPQCLGPQGMLGHMMRSFRASLNTEGDVELSQYLAGWRKLVRFLTPLGSIFAFATSEASAKVTALEALVHGPQAAHYTSLGTMVAWERPEIAPPPSAKASGSVTMLLLHRALRWSQLCLHRVATGMLGGPDAGVQCSDAYGTALAPHHTWLVRQAVHLAFLAFPSRGRLLQLMCPGARETEARAALARAAGTLEDVYNRTQGLLAERGLLELAGGRKEGSTPRRRRYSWG